GGGAACAAGTCATAATAAACAGACTGAGGATTAGACATTGCAAGTTAAACAAATCTCTTCATATTATAGGAAAACATCCAACAGGATTATGTGATGAATGTCAGGAGGAGTAAACAATTAATCACATCTTTATATCATGTAAGAAATATATACTAGAAAGGCAAGAGTTCAAGAATCAGCTACGGGAAATAGGTATATTAGAATATAGtgttaaaaatatagtaacaaatgGAAATAATCATCAAGGACggatatatttgtttaattttctaaGGAGAACTGGACTGGAAAGAagagtttaaataaaaattgagtaAGCTAGAGTGAGACAACAGATGGCAGTAATGCAACACTatggatgccaactgccgtaaaaatccaatgaagaagaagaagaagttccGGGATCGTCTCGATGACGAATGCGCCTGCGTCAGAACGCAGCGTCCAGATTCAAACTGGTCGGCGGTTAAGAAACAACGGCAGCAAGCGAGGAGGGAGCAAGGCACACAGAAACTAACATTAACCAAAATTAAGGCAAATACAAGATGTCTAAGACACTGAAAGGAATCACGCTGAAGGGGAGTGCAGAACTAGTTGCTGAGTTTTTCTGTAAGTAAAGTTAATGGATTCTGGGCAGATAAATGAGTTTCATGGCATCGTGGATGTCTAACCTGGGGCCGTTGCATAAACTGtttaacgttaacgttagtctcaaaaagttaatgttaataagctattttttcttcttcaagacTGATCATAACTTTCTAAATTCAGTTTTGCAAAGAGTCGCGTGGTGTCTGAAGCGTTTCTTTAAAGACTCGGACTTTTGTTAAGGTTTATTTCTTATGACAAGGCTTTGCTGTTTTAATCTCAAATGCATGGCTTTCAAAGTACATATTAAAAAGCAAATATTAAACGGTCTcgtttattgaatatatatattgtgtgtatatatatatatattgttgtttttcATTATGTTTTTGATACATTAGGATTCTGTAACGTTAGCTCATAAGCTAAACCTTTTTTTTGCTTCAGAATAACTTATAATGTCAGGAGAATTTTAAAGTGAGCACTTTCTGcaagtgttcatcttgaaatattgctaaaaatataaaagttattcttccatttaatatttaaaaagtgtacatttaataactttactttttattttgggtgaaaaagggtgaaatacaaaatgaaatacattttggtatgctgtgccttttttttttttttttttaataaaataaatgaaatgggtccttttgtttgttgtttgtagcGTTTGGTATCAACAGCATCTTGTACCAGCGAGGAATCTACCCAGCAGAAACCTTCACCAGAGTTACACAATATGATATGAGCCTTCAACTGACCACAGATGCAAAGCTGAAGAACTACCTCACCAATGTCATCTCACAACTCAAAGGTTGTTTTTCAATAAAAGTACCACATGTTTGTTGAACAGTTAGTTTGTTTCATTAACATTAGTGATGAAGTGTAGTAGGAGTAGTAAAACTTAATAGGTGCACTCGGATAtacttaaatgtatataaatggcAAACTGTAAAGCTAAATATATTGCTCAATTGCCATTTTAATCAAGGTACCACAACACTTAATGCGTGTAGAATTTATGATAGTCCCACTTTACGGTTAAAAGAgcccatttacatttattcagttaccttgttaaagagagagttcacccagaaatgaaaccTTGATGCTGGCATGGcgttaaaaagttaataaataaatcacccataaatgaaaatttgctgaaaatggcaTATAAGATGAATagattaattagttttttttttttttatcgtaacagatttggagaaatgttatcattacatcacttgctcaccaatggatactcTGCCAtgtatgggtgccgtcagaatgagaatccaaacagctggtaaaacattacaaaaatctaCAAGGACTCtgcatgactccagtccatcagtttaaGTCTTCTGAAGTTAAAAGCTGTATGTAAAgcgacatttctccaaatctgttctgatgaagaaaaaaaagtcagatttcatcttggatggcatgagggtgagcgAATTTTCAGCCATTTTCGGCAAAATACAATTACTTCAACAGTAGAACACTCACGCATCTTAGCAGGAccagggaaaaaaatatatatcatttttttgttgttttttagattTGAGCTGAAGAAACACAGTTGAGTTGGCTGAGTTTTCAGTCTTTAAGTAGAAAAGAGAAATACAGTCATGACTACAATTGGAAATCTGAGCCGCCTTAGTTCTTTAGCATTGTTTATCCTCTTTGTTGCAGAATGGTTGTTTGATTGCACAGTTCAGAAGCTGGTGGTGGTCATCACTTGTCTGGAGACTAATGAGGTGCTGGAGCGATGGCAGTTTGATATAGATTGTGACAAGACAGCAAAGGAGAGCAGGTACGTAATCAAACGTTTACCCCTTTCACATTGCACGTTGGACCTGGAAAATTGCTGGAACATTTCCGGGTCGCCTTatgtgtgaacgcaaacatgtCCCGGGATGGATTCCGGGACTGATcctgggtcggggacctagtaacaatGCGGGGTTCAGTCCCGGGATGAggtctgtgtgaacaaaagccagattgAATGCTGTAAAGgttgtgtcgtagtgatgatgtACGTTATTGCACAActtttttaccaggtgttttgaaggcagatcaacatttgcgatgaaaaaaaaaataggtgcaAACTGTaacgaagcagagatcagttaattCCTCACTTTCTGCGCTAACGCTGAGATTGTTCGTTAGCTTAAGAGAAAGTTaatgtgcctagcgttttcgactcatacattacacgtcGCATCCTGAGGTCACATGTATTTATAGGAcctttatgggttgtgtgtgaacgcacgcacatattccgggtaatcactggcagtttgaaaggggcaaaatcaagcgacccgggaacaattgccgggacgcattacccatgtattttccagaatcgcagtgtgaaaggggctttaatcTGT
The genomic region above belongs to Carassius carassius chromosome 3, fCarCar2.1, whole genome shotgun sequence and contains:
- the mad2l1 gene encoding mitotic spindle assembly checkpoint protein MAD2A; amino-acid sequence: MSKTLKGITLKGSAELVAEFFSFGINSILYQRGIYPAETFTRVTQYDMSLQLTTDAKLKNYLTNVISQLKEWLFDCTVQKLVVVITCLETNEVLERWQFDIDCDKTAKESSAPREKSIKAIQEEIRSVIRQITATVTFLPLLETACAFDLLIYTDKDLEVPEQWEESGPQLIDQSEEVRLRSFTTTIHKVNSMVAYKRTNSM